One Benincasa hispida cultivar B227 chromosome 5, ASM972705v1, whole genome shotgun sequence genomic window carries:
- the LOC120078351 gene encoding small ubiquitin-related modifier 1-like isoform X1, translated as MSPANKNDSDEETVRKPESKPDSEYVNLKVNGQDGSEVYFRIFKRTQLKKLMKSYCKRQGLELRTIAFLLDGHSIAGTQTAEELEMEDGDEIDAMKHHGGGSDGAI; from the exons ATGTCGCCAGCGAATAAGAACGACAGCGATGAAGAAACAGTCCGAAAACCCGAATCAAAACCCGATTCAGAGTATGTAAACCTCAAGGTCAATGGGCAG GATGGGAGTGAAGTGTATTTCAGGATTTTTAAGAGAACCCAACTCAAGAAACTTATGAAATCGTACTGTAAACGACAAGGGTTAGAGTTAAGAACCATTGCGTTTCTCTTGGACGGCCATTCCATTGCCGGAACTCAAACGGCCGAAGAG CTGGAGATGGAGGATGGGGATGAAATTGATGCTATGAAACACCACGGCGGTGGTAGCGACGGAGCAATTTGA
- the LOC120078351 gene encoding small ubiquitin-related modifier 1-like isoform X2 yields MSPANKNDSDEETVRKPESKPDSEYVNLKDGSEVYFRIFKRTQLKKLMKSYCKRQGLELRTIAFLLDGHSIAGTQTAEELEMEDGDEIDAMKHHGGGSDGAI; encoded by the exons ATGTCGCCAGCGAATAAGAACGACAGCGATGAAGAAACAGTCCGAAAACCCGAATCAAAACCCGATTCAGAGTATGTAAACCTCAAG GATGGGAGTGAAGTGTATTTCAGGATTTTTAAGAGAACCCAACTCAAGAAACTTATGAAATCGTACTGTAAACGACAAGGGTTAGAGTTAAGAACCATTGCGTTTCTCTTGGACGGCCATTCCATTGCCGGAACTCAAACGGCCGAAGAG CTGGAGATGGAGGATGGGGATGAAATTGATGCTATGAAACACCACGGCGGTGGTAGCGACGGAGCAATTTGA